One window of the Hyperolius riggenbachi isolate aHypRig1 chromosome 5, aHypRig1.pri, whole genome shotgun sequence genome contains the following:
- the XRCC2 gene encoding DNA repair protein XRCC2, which translates to MSERFRRAESGTQLLARLEGRASLKEIEPLLFASIDCPVHGDIIEFHGSEGTGKTEMFCHLISRCILPKSEGGLQVEVIYIDTDYHFDMLWLVTILEHRLSQSSEEMVKQCLSRFFLVHCNSSAQLLLTLYSLENMFCSHPTLCLLIIDSLSSFYWIDRNNGADSIARQESNIRKCVELLDKLLKDYKLVLFASTQTLMQKISNEVNKPTHSTEAAASSIDYKPYLCKFWQHITTHRVFFSKDAPQQDNVQSFSISSCHLKSKNVTRHTFVIQDSGVKFVS; encoded by the exons ATGAGCGAACGCTTTCGGAGAGCGGAGTCTGGcacacag ctGCTTGCTAGACTGGAAGGCCGTGCTTCCCTGAAAGAGATCGAACCTTTGCTTTTCGCCAGTATCGATTGTCCAGTTCATG GTGATATCATTGAATTTCATGGTTCTGAAGGCACAGGGAAAACAGAAATGTTTTGCCATCTGATATCGCGGTGCATCTTGCCAAAATCTGAAGGAGGCCTGCAAGTGGAAGTCATCTACATAGACACAGATTATCATTTTGATATGCTTTGGCTGGTGACCATCCTTGAGCACAGACTGTCGCAGAGCAGCGAGGAGATGGTGAAGCAGTGTCTGAGCCGGTTCTTCCTTGTACATTGTAACAGTAGTGCTCAGCTGCTCCTTACCCTTTACTCGCTAGAAAATATGTTCTGCAGTCACCCCACGCTCTGCTTATTAATCATAGATAGCCTCTCTTCTTTCTACTGGATTGACAGGAATAATGGAGCAGACAGCATCGCCAGACAAGAGTCAAACATTCGAAAATGCGTTGAGCTTCTCGATAAGCTACTGAAAGACTACAAGCTGGTTCTCTTTGCTTCAACTCAGACTCTCATGCAGAAGATTTCCAACGAGGTCAACAAACCAACTCATTCAACAGaagctgctgcctccagcattgaCTACAAACCCTATCTCTGTAAGTTCTGGCAGCACATCACAACACACAGGGTCTTCTTTTCCAAAGACGCACCCCAACAAGACAATGTCCAGTCATTCTCCATATCCTCCTGTCATCTGAAGAGCAAAAATGTCACCAGGCACACATTTGTGATACAGGACTCTGGTGTAAAATTTGTTTCATGA